A region of Bacillus cabrialesii DNA encodes the following proteins:
- a CDS encoding PD40 domain-containing protein has product MKKRIILLLIVVIAAVAAGFAFYAAKDKGEESAADVSVHAESGDKLLVSITNTDLLTKYYENDKVIHEEKLTSYPAFALDQKQRVLYYTGNNDQNEMRLFKLDLKSNKKTMLYKGAESADSLFLSKDRSTIYFRLGKADENNFRIAAFDLKTKKYKNLYPAAKDQDDSVSGFFYNKKTDSFALLHYSVEEDYKKTDEANEKGIDPEPTTIHFSAGHQSKFDELKSLDKFISDIAVSDDDKRILFTSYTQKGTEQTASIQMLNADTKKYETIISNQKAFKLLIDAQPQFSKDGKNIYFLAEAEGAKKLKDETGREAKVRTIYSYNLENKTFKKVWENPNGIINSFSVIN; this is encoded by the coding sequence ATGAAAAAAAGAATCATATTATTGTTAATTGTCGTGATAGCAGCCGTTGCAGCGGGTTTTGCGTTTTATGCTGCAAAGGATAAAGGCGAGGAGAGCGCTGCTGATGTTTCAGTACATGCGGAAAGCGGCGATAAGCTGCTTGTATCAATCACGAATACTGATCTGCTGACGAAGTATTATGAAAATGACAAGGTGATCCATGAGGAGAAGCTGACCAGCTATCCGGCATTTGCCTTGGATCAAAAGCAGCGGGTGCTCTATTATACGGGCAATAATGATCAAAATGAAATGAGGCTATTTAAGCTGGATCTTAAGTCTAATAAAAAGACGATGCTTTATAAAGGTGCGGAGAGTGCCGACAGCCTGTTTTTGTCAAAGGACCGTTCAACCATCTATTTCCGTTTAGGAAAAGCGGACGAAAACAATTTCCGGATCGCAGCTTTTGATCTGAAAACGAAGAAGTATAAAAACCTGTATCCTGCCGCGAAAGATCAGGATGACAGCGTCAGCGGCTTCTTTTATAACAAAAAAACAGATTCATTTGCGTTGCTTCATTATTCTGTAGAAGAAGACTACAAGAAAACAGATGAAGCGAACGAGAAGGGAATCGATCCCGAACCAACAACGATTCATTTTTCGGCGGGTCATCAAAGCAAATTTGATGAGCTTAAGAGCCTTGACAAGTTTATCAGCGATATTGCTGTTTCTGATGATGATAAACGTATTTTGTTTACGTCATATACACAAAAAGGCACGGAGCAAACCGCTTCTATTCAGATGCTGAATGCGGATACGAAAAAATATGAAACCATCATTTCAAATCAAAAAGCATTTAAGCTGTTAATTGACGCACAGCCGCAGTTCTCTAAGGATGGGAAGAACATTTATTTTCTTGCCGAAGCCGAGGGGGCTAAAAAATTGAAGGATGAAACAGGGCGTGAAGCCAAGGTGCGGACGATTTATTCCTATAACCTTGAAAATAAAACGTTTAAAAAAGTGTGGGAAAATCCGAACGGCATCATCAACAGTTTTTCTGTCATCAACTAA